A region of Desulfobacterales bacterium DNA encodes the following proteins:
- a CDS encoding CTP synthase, giving the protein MKPTHTPPQRTKFIFVTGGVLSSLGKGLAAASIGALLESRGLSVTFQKLDPYINVDPGTMNPFQHGEVYVTDDGAECDLDMGHYERYTNAVMAQKNNYTSGRIYYSVITKERRGEYLGGTVQVIPHITDEIKRAILQLDGSVDIAIIEIGGTIGDIESLPFLEAIRQFRFDLGRENTLFIHVTLVPYIKTAGEVKTKPTQHSVRELRAIGIQPDILLCRTEGLLSMDLKRKIALFCNVPTDAVITARDVKSIYEVPVHFHREGLDDKILSLLNVWTRAPRIEPWVELVEKINNPAHQVTIAIIGKYVELTESYKSLHEALVHGGVANDTRVELRYVSAEDLEEMEDVSQLLDGCHGILVPGGFGERGVNGKIRATTYARERKIPFFGICLGMQLAVVEFARNIAGMDDANSGEFDSTSSHLVIYLMKEWYDYRTRQVQVRDETSDKGGTLRLGSYPCRLAPDTLAHAAYQADEIQERHRHRYEFNPEFRQALVEKGLIISGTSPDDTLVEIVELADHPWFLGCQFHPEFKSKPMQPHPLFRAFIKAALTFSTT; this is encoded by the coding sequence ATGAAACCTACACATACCCCCCCCCAACGGACCAAGTTCATTTTCGTCACCGGCGGCGTTCTCTCTTCATTGGGCAAGGGGCTTGCCGCTGCCTCCATCGGCGCCCTTCTGGAAAGCCGGGGATTATCCGTCACCTTTCAGAAGCTGGACCCGTACATCAATGTCGATCCCGGCACGATGAACCCCTTCCAGCACGGCGAGGTCTACGTCACCGACGACGGGGCCGAGTGCGACCTGGACATGGGCCATTACGAGCGGTACACCAACGCGGTGATGGCCCAGAAGAACAACTATACCTCGGGCCGGATCTACTACTCGGTGATCACCAAGGAGCGGCGCGGCGAGTACCTGGGCGGCACCGTGCAGGTGATCCCCCATATCACCGACGAGATCAAGCGCGCCATCCTTCAGCTGGACGGCAGCGTTGATATCGCGATCATCGAGATTGGCGGCACCATCGGCGATATCGAGAGCCTGCCCTTTCTGGAGGCGATCCGGCAATTTCGTTTTGATCTGGGCCGGGAAAACACCCTGTTCATCCACGTCACCCTGGTGCCCTATATCAAGACCGCCGGCGAGGTCAAGACCAAGCCCACCCAGCACAGCGTCAGAGAGCTGCGCGCCATCGGCATCCAGCCGGACATTCTGCTCTGCCGTACCGAGGGGCTGCTGTCCATGGATCTGAAGAGGAAGATCGCCCTGTTCTGCAACGTGCCCACCGACGCGGTGATCACTGCCCGGGATGTGAAGAGCATCTACGAGGTGCCGGTCCACTTCCACCGCGAGGGGCTGGATGACAAGATCCTGTCGCTGTTGAACGTCTGGACCAGGGCGCCGCGGATCGAGCCCTGGGTGGAACTGGTTGAAAAGATCAATAATCCCGCCCACCAGGTGACTATTGCCATCATCGGCAAGTATGTCGAGCTTACCGAGTCCTACAAGAGTCTGCACGAGGCCCTGGTGCATGGCGGTGTGGCCAATGACACCCGGGTGGAACTGCGCTACGTCAGCGCCGAGGACCTGGAGGAGATGGAAGATGTCTCCCAACTGCTGGACGGCTGCCACGGAATCCTGGTGCCCGGCGGTTTTGGCGAGCGCGGGGTGAACGGCAAGATCCGGGCCACCACCTATGCCCGGGAGCGGAAGATTCCCTTTTTCGGCATCTGTCTGGGGATGCAGCTGGCAGTGGTGGAGTTTGCCCGCAACATCGCCGGGATGGACGATGCCAACAGCGGTGAATTCGATTCCACCAGCAGCCATCTGGTGATCTATCTGATGAAGGAGTGGTACGACTACCGCACCAGGCAGGTCCAGGTGCGGGACGAGACCTCGGACAAGGGCGGCACCCTGCGTCTGGGCAGCTACCCCTGCCGCCTGGCTCCCGATACCCTGGCCCATGCCGCCTATCAGGCCGATGAGATCCAGGAACGGCATCGGCACCGCTACGAGTTCAATCCCGAGTTCCGCCAGGCCCTGGTTGAAAAGGGGTTGATCATCAGCGGCACCTCGCCGGACGACACCCTGGTGGAGATCGTCGAGCTGGCCGACCATCCCTGGTTTCTGGGCTGCCAGTTTCACCCTGAGTTCAAGTCCAAACCGATGCAGCCGCATCCCCTGTTCCGGGCCTTTATCAAGGCCGCGCTCACCTTTTCCACCACTTAA
- a CDS encoding SDR family oxidoreductase, whose amino-acid sequence MNFLDLDNKKFVIFGLANRKSVACAIGQVLTAAKAEVIHVVRSEERQRTARKLFPESKVFICDVEDEENIIRVSQEIGRAIDGPIHGLVHSIAFANYSEGIKPFHQTSKKDFLQAMDISCFSLISICNHFKELLAKDASVVTISISSTRMAAENYGYMAPIKAALESSLCFLAKSFSRFSRVRFNAVCPGLLKTSASAGIPGYIDSYLYAEQLTLRKKALATREVADTATFLLSERSSGITSQCLVIDAGMGINYFDADIINKAIG is encoded by the coding sequence ATGAATTTTCTTGATCTTGACAATAAAAAATTTGTCATCTTCGGACTGGCCAACCGCAAATCAGTGGCGTGTGCTATTGGTCAGGTTCTGACCGCGGCCAAGGCCGAGGTCATCCATGTGGTCCGCTCCGAGGAACGGCAACGGACCGCCCGGAAACTCTTTCCCGAATCCAAGGTCTTTATCTGTGACGTGGAGGATGAGGAAAACATCATCCGGGTGAGTCAGGAGATCGGCCGGGCAATTGACGGCCCTATCCACGGGCTGGTCCATTCCATTGCCTTTGCCAATTACAGCGAGGGGATCAAGCCGTTCCACCAGACCAGCAAAAAAGACTTTCTCCAGGCCATGGACATCTCCTGCTTCTCGCTGATCTCCATCTGCAACCATTTCAAGGAACTGCTGGCCAAGGACGCCTCGGTGGTAACCATCTCCATCTCCAGCACCCGGATGGCGGCGGAGAACTACGGCTACATGGCCCCGATCAAGGCGGCCCTGGAGTCATCGCTCTGTTTTCTGGCCAAGAGTTTTTCCCGTTTTTCCCGGGTCCGTTTCAACGCGGTCTGCCCGGGGTTGTTAAAGACCTCGGCCTCGGCCGGAATCCCCGGTTATATCGACAGCTACCTCTATGCCGAACAGCTCACCCTGCGAAAAAAGGCCCTGGCCACCCGGGAGGTGGCGGATACGGCAACATTTCTCCTGTCGGAGCGTTCGTCCGGGATCACCAGCCAATGCCTGGTAATAGATGCCGGCATGGGGATCAACTATTTTGACGCCGATATCATCAACAAGGCCATTGGCTAG
- a CDS encoding 3-oxoacyl-ACP synthase III produces the protein MRYQNVRLHGFGYQLPPRVVSSADIEEQLAPVYQRLKLPPGRLELMSGIRERRLWQPGTRPSKAAALAGAKALAASGIGPEKVECLFFTSVSRDMMEPATASFVHRELGLADRCLIFDISNACLGFLNGMMMLANMIELGQVECGLLVAGETGEELIESTISGLLGDPALTRKSIKPSFASLTIGSGAVALVMGRATPETPGQRLRGGTFLANTAHNDLCQGGHTDDSHRETASTLMATDSEALLKRGIEAAVVTWRNFLVEMDWTPAEIDTFFCHQVGRAHARELFRALDLDPAKNFETLETLGNVGSVSVPVTMALGLEQGALKPGQKAGLLGIGSGINCLMLGVEW, from the coding sequence ATGCGCTACCAGAACGTCCGCCTGCACGGCTTCGGCTACCAGCTTCCGCCCCGGGTGGTGAGTTCCGCTGATATCGAGGAGCAGCTGGCCCCGGTCTACCAGCGGTTGAAACTGCCCCCGGGCCGGCTGGAGCTGATGAGCGGCATCCGGGAACGGCGGCTCTGGCAGCCGGGCACCAGGCCGAGCAAGGCCGCGGCCCTTGCCGGGGCCAAGGCCCTGGCCGCCTCGGGCATTGGTCCGGAAAAGGTGGAATGCCTTTTTTTCACCTCGGTCTCCCGGGACATGATGGAGCCGGCCACCGCCTCCTTTGTCCACCGGGAGCTGGGCCTGGCCGACCGCTGCCTGATATTCGACATCTCCAACGCCTGCCTGGGATTTCTCAACGGGATGATGATGCTCGCCAACATGATCGAACTGGGCCAGGTGGAATGCGGATTGCTGGTTGCCGGGGAAACCGGCGAGGAGTTGATCGAGTCCACCATCAGCGGGCTGCTCGGTGACCCCGCCTTGACCCGGAAATCGATCAAACCATCCTTTGCCTCGCTGACCATCGGCTCCGGCGCCGTGGCCCTGGTCATGGGCCGGGCCACCCCGGAAACTCCTGGACAGCGGCTGCGCGGCGGCACCTTTCTGGCCAATACCGCGCACAACGATCTCTGCCAGGGCGGCCATACCGATGACAGCCACCGGGAGACCGCATCCACCCTGATGGCCACTGATTCGGAGGCCCTGCTGAAAAGGGGAATCGAGGCCGCGGTTGTCACCTGGCGTAATTTTCTCGTGGAAATGGACTGGACCCCGGCGGAGATCGACACCTTTTTCTGTCATCAGGTGGGCCGGGCCCATGCCCGGGAGCTGTTCCGGGCCCTGGACCTGGACCCGGCAAAAAATTTCGAGACCCTGGAGACCCTGGGCAACGTGGGCTCGGTCTCGGTACCGGTCACCATGGCCCTGGGGCTGGAACAGGGAGCGCTCAAACCCGGGCAAAAGGCCGGGCTCCTGGGGATCGGCAGCGGCATCAACTGTCTGATGCTGGGAGTGGAATGGTAA
- the amrA gene encoding AmmeMemoRadiSam system protein A, whose translation MIETQNHERPLTEAQGQTLIRLARQAIGRQLGLADQEDPGLADQLADPAFARQRATFVTLKINGRLRGCIGSLAAYESIVKNIRRNAVNAAFHDHRFKPLTATEFEKILISISVLTPSRPLEHGPGRDLIRSLRPGVDGVTVSRQGASATFLPQVWDQLPRPEDFLTHLCLKAGLPADAWQQPDLAVSTYQVQYFKEQP comes from the coding sequence ATGATTGAAACACAAAACCATGAGCGACCGTTGACCGAGGCCCAGGGCCAGACCCTGATCCGGTTGGCCCGGCAGGCCATCGGCCGGCAGCTTGGCCTGGCGGACCAGGAGGACCCGGGGCTTGCCGATCAACTCGCTGACCCGGCTTTTGCCCGGCAGCGGGCCACCTTTGTCACCCTGAAGATCAATGGCCGGCTCCGCGGCTGCATCGGCAGTCTGGCCGCCTATGAGTCGATAGTAAAAAATATCCGCCGCAACGCGGTCAACGCCGCCTTCCATGACCACCGCTTCAAGCCCCTGACCGCAACGGAGTTCGAAAAAATCCTGATCTCAATAAGTGTTCTCACCCCAAGCCGTCCCCTGGAGCATGGCCCTGGCCGGGATTTGATCCGCAGCCTCCGCCCCGGTGTTGACGGGGTGACCGTCAGCCGGCAAGGGGCCTCGGCCACCTTTCTCCCCCAGGTATGGGACCAGCTGCCCCGGCCGGAGGATTTCCTCACCCACCTCTGTCTCAAGGCCGGACTGCCGGCCGATGCCTGGCAGCAACCAGACCTTGCGGTTTCAACCTACCAGGTACAATATTTTAAGGAACAGCCGTAA
- a CDS encoding manganese efflux pump MntP family protein has translation MPEPGRAAGKWLSPDSGSIIRVAMDLPTILLIALALAVDAFAVAVAAGVSLCRVTGRQLFRLAFHFGLFQAGMNIVGWGGGLSVRGLIKGIDHWVAFVLLALVAVKMVLDGIKGPGDQADKVDPTRGVTLVMLSVATSIDSLVVGLSFALLKVSIWLPAALIGLVAMLLTAAGLRLGCLVGRNSRIGSRAEIGGGLVLLAIGINILRRHGVF, from the coding sequence ATGCCCGAACCGGGAAGAGCTGCCGGGAAATGGTTGTCACCTGACAGCGGGTCGATTATAAGGGTGGCCATGGACCTGCCCACCATTCTGTTGATCGCCCTGGCCCTGGCGGTTGACGCCTTTGCCGTGGCCGTGGCCGCCGGGGTTTCCCTCTGCCGGGTAACCGGCCGGCAACTCTTCAGGCTGGCCTTTCACTTCGGGCTGTTCCAGGCCGGGATGAACATCGTTGGCTGGGGTGGCGGTCTCTCTGTCCGGGGTCTGATCAAGGGCATTGACCACTGGGTGGCCTTTGTTCTCCTGGCCCTGGTGGCTGTAAAAATGGTGCTCGACGGAATAAAGGGGCCTGGGGACCAGGCAGACAAGGTGGACCCCACCCGGGGCGTTACCCTGGTGATGCTGTCGGTGGCCACCAGTATCGATTCCCTGGTAGTGGGCCTGAGCTTTGCCCTGCTCAAGGTATCGATCTGGCTGCCCGCCGCGCTGATCGGCCTGGTGGCCATGCTGTTGACCGCGGCGGGACTCCGGCTGGGATGCCTGGTGGGCCGCAATTCCCGGATCGGTTCCCGGGCCGAGATCGGCGGCGGCCTGGTACTCCTGGCCATCGGGATCAACATCCTCCGCCGGCACGGAGTGTTTTAG
- a CDS encoding KpsF/GutQ family sugar-phosphate isomerase, producing the protein MSIAKAKEVVRIEAQGLLALAEQIGPEFDRAIEVILACPSRVILTGIGKSGIIAQKIAATLNSTGTASFFLHPVEAMHGDLGIVDSRDVVVAISYSGETAELNLLLTSLRRRQITIIAMTGNPDSTMARFAEVNLNVAVPREACPLGLAPTASTTAALALGDALAVVLLGKKRFKASDFRRNHPGGSLGERLKVSVSEVMFTGDQIPVVQHHTPLTEAVAVLNDKNLGAVLVVDQDRRVAGILTDGDIRRLVAKSIDLTNRVAADDMTPGPKTIDATLLAADALSIMQRHEITTLPVTDPDGFLKGILHLHDLLGKGEFRFLV; encoded by the coding sequence ATGTCCATAGCAAAAGCAAAAGAGGTGGTCAGGATCGAGGCCCAGGGCCTGCTTGCCCTGGCGGAACAGATCGGCCCTGAGTTCGACCGGGCCATCGAGGTTATCCTGGCCTGCCCGAGCCGGGTGATCCTTACCGGGATCGGCAAATCAGGGATCATTGCCCAGAAAATCGCCGCCACCCTGAACAGCACCGGCACTGCCTCCTTTTTTCTCCATCCGGTTGAGGCCATGCACGGCGATCTGGGGATCGTTGATTCCCGCGACGTGGTGGTGGCAATCTCCTACAGCGGTGAGACCGCGGAACTGAACCTGCTGCTCACCAGCCTGCGGCGGCGGCAGATAACGATCATCGCCATGACCGGCAATCCCGACTCCACCATGGCCCGGTTCGCCGAGGTGAACCTGAACGTTGCCGTGCCCCGGGAGGCCTGCCCCCTGGGACTTGCCCCCACTGCCAGCACCACCGCGGCCCTGGCCCTGGGCGATGCCCTGGCCGTTGTTCTCCTGGGAAAAAAACGGTTCAAGGCCAGCGATTTCCGGCGCAACCACCCCGGCGGCAGCCTGGGCGAGCGGCTCAAGGTCAGCGTCTCCGAGGTGATGTTCACCGGTGACCAGATCCCGGTGGTCCAGCACCATACCCCCCTGACCGAGGCGGTTGCGGTATTGAACGACAAGAACCTGGGCGCGGTCCTGGTGGTGGACCAGGACCGGCGGGTGGCGGGAATTCTCACTGACGGCGATATCCGCCGGCTGGTGGCCAAATCCATTGACCTGACCAACCGGGTGGCGGCCGACGACATGACCCCCGGGCCCAAGACCATCGATGCCACCCTGCTGGCCGCCGATGCCCTGAGCATTATGCAGCGCCACGAAATCACCACCCTGCCGGTCACCGACCCGGACGGTTTCCTCAAGGGCATCCTGCACCTGCACGATCTTCTCGGCAAGGGTGAATTCCGGTTTCTGGTGTGA
- a CDS encoding CooT family nickel-binding protein, protein MCQMRVVLEHDAQEELIMENVSLLERTGAGIRVTALFEEPREVLAAIIHKIDFNSNTVTLVRDSEQGG, encoded by the coding sequence ATGTGTCAGATGCGGGTTGTGCTTGAGCATGACGCCCAAGAGGAACTGATCATGGAGAACGTCTCCCTCCTGGAAAGAACCGGGGCGGGAATCCGGGTCACGGCCCTGTTCGAGGAGCCAAGGGAGGTATTGGCGGCAATTATCCATAAAATAGATTTCAACAGCAACACCGTGACCCTGGTGCGGGACAGCGAGCAAGGAGGGTAA